A window from Candidatus Woesearchaeota archaeon encodes these proteins:
- a CDS encoding EamA family transporter → MKTKIWAIILMILVTFLTSSAQIFYKIGANKLEFRFISIITNYSLLIGIFLYMAGAILMITAFKGGELSVLYPIVATSYIWVGLLSYFIFNESLNVYRWIGIFSIFFGVVFVGMGSKDKEIAEDAGAAL, encoded by the coding sequence AAAGATATGGGCTATAATATTGATGATACTTGTTACTTTCCTTACTTCCAGTGCACAGATTTTCTATAAAATTGGCGCTAATAAATTAGAATTCAGATTTATCTCGATCATAACCAATTATAGCCTGCTTATTGGGATATTTTTGTATATGGCTGGTGCTATACTGATGATTACTGCGTTCAAAGGGGGGGAGCTTTCTGTGCTTTATCCCATAGTTGCTACAAGCTATATATGGGTGGGGCTGCTTTCTTACTTCATATTTAACGAATCACTTAATGTTTACAGATGGATTGGGATATTTTCAATATTTTTCGGGGTTGTTTTCGTAGGGATGGGAAGCAAGGACAAGGAAATAGCAGAAGATGCAGGTGCTGCCTTATGA
- a CDS encoding EamA family transporter — translation MDWDIFNIFRGCFRRDGKQGQGNSRRCRCCLMKTELWSIGLVLAASSIGSLGPLFLKKASVKFRFNIKELVKNYYLFLGIGFYGMGTVLFIPALRGGELSVLYPFVALVYVWVSLWSVKFLGERMTRLKWMGIALILAGVTFIGLGI, via the coding sequence ATGGATTGGGATATTTTCAATATTTTTCGGGGTTGTTTTCGTAGGGATGGGAAGCAAGGACAAGGAAATAGCAGAAGATGCAGGTGCTGCCTTATGAAAACTGAACTATGGTCTATAGGGCTTGTTTTAGCTGCTTCAAGCATAGGGTCTTTGGGGCCTTTATTCTTAAAGAAGGCTTCTGTAAAATTCAGATTTAATATAAAAGAGCTGGTTAAAAACTATTACTTGTTTCTGGGAATAGGATTTTATGGAATGGGCACTGTATTATTCATACCTGCGTTGAGGGGGGGGGAGCTTTCTGTGCTTTACCCTTTTGTTGCCCTCGTGTATGTGTGGGTAAGCCTTTGGTCTGTGAAATTTCTCGGAGAGAGAATGACAAGGCTTAAATGGATGGGCATTGCGTTGATTCTTG